The Pseudodesulfovibrio sp. S3 nucleotide sequence GTGATGGTTGTATATCCGCCGCAAAGCCTCAAACGTCTCTATGGAGTAGTGGAAGGCAAAGGCCGCACAGAAGTATGTGACCAAATCCCTGTCAGCCAGCAGAGAGCCCAAGTACAAAAGGAAAAAGATGTATTTCGAACGAATGAACTTCCTGAGTTCGATCCCAAGGGAGTTCGCATAAACGGCAAGACCGATAATAATCAGATAGGAACTTGCGTATATGACCATTACCGGACCCCAGGCGCCCAGATGGTAAATTGCCGCAGCAGACAAAAAGACCACGCCAAGTTGGTCCGAGACGATGTCTATCAGGGAACCTCCGGGGTGCGCAGTTCCCATCCGCCGTGCAAGCGGGCCGTCAATGCCGTCGCAGAACACGTACAGCGCCATGAGGGATGTGGCCATGACCGCTTGGGATTTCGGCAGCAAACACGTGAGCATCAGGCAGACAACGCCTGCGATTGAAACCTGGTTCGGGGTTGCCTTCACAGCCATCAGCAGACGGACGATCGGAAAGAATACATAATCGCGTTTGGCAGCGAAGGCTTTCTGCCTGTCACGTTCCTCGTCATTGAAATAATCCATCTTCAACTCCGCTATGAATTGGGGAGCAATCCATAATAGGCACAAATGGCGACCACGGACTTGGTTCTTCCCAGTGTCTTAAGGTACTTCTTGATCAAACCTTCCTTGATCACACCTTGCAAACTTCTCAATAATTTCGTGTTGTTTCGCATCTTGCTATCGGAAAGATCAAGAACCGGA carries:
- a CDS encoding CDP-alcohol phosphatidyltransferase family protein, translating into MDYFNDEERDRQKAFAAKRDYVFFPIVRLLMAVKATPNQVSIAGVVCLMLTCLLPKSQAVMATSLMALYVFCDGIDGPLARRMGTAHPGGSLIDIVSDQLGVVFLSAAAIYHLGAWGPVMVIYASSYLIIIGLAVYANSLGIELRKFIRSKYIFFLLYLGSLLADRDLVTYFCAAFAFHYSIETFEALRRIYNHHAEKLEKSVEGRAD